In Brachypodium distachyon strain Bd21 chromosome 2, Brachypodium_distachyon_v3.0, whole genome shotgun sequence, one genomic interval encodes:
- the LOC100829290 gene encoding PHD finger protein ALFIN-LIKE 5, which yields MDPGAGAGAPYASRTAEEVFRDFRGRRAGMIKALTQEVEKFYQLCDPEKENLCLYGYPNETWEVTLPAEEVPPEIPEPALGINFARDGMNEKDWLALVAVHSDSWLLSVSFYFAARFGFDKEARRRLFNMINNLPTIFEVVTGAAKKQTKEKGPNSTNKNNKPSTKIPSRPESHSKAPKVVAPPKDEDDSGEDYGEEEEEERDNTLCGTCGTNDGKDEFWICCDNCERWYHGKCVKITPARAEHIKHYKCPDCSNKRARA from the exons ATGGACCctggtgccggtgccggcgcgcCGTACGCCTCCCGCACGGCGGAGGAGGTCTTCCGTGActtccgcggccgccgtgccGGCATGATCAAGGCCCTCACCCAAG AAGTTGAGAAGTTCTACCAGCTCTGCGACCCCG AAAAGGAGAACTTGTGCCTTTATGGGTACCCTAATGAAACATGGGAAGTGACCTTGCCAGCTGAGGAAGTCCCCCCAGAGATTCCTGAACCAGCACTAGGAATCAACTTTGCTAGGGATGGCATGAACGAGAAGGATTGGTTGGCACTAGTTGCTGTTCACAGTGATTCCTGGTTGTTGTCTGTTTCGTTCTACTTCGCAGCACGGTTTGGGTTTGACAAAGAGGCAAG GAGGCGGCTCTTTAACATGATAAATAACTTGCCTACAATATTTGAAGTTGTGACCGGGGCTGCAAAGAAACAAACCAAGGAGAAGGGCCCCAACAGTACGAACAAGAACAATAAGCCAAGCACAAAAATT CCATCAAGACCAGAGTCTCATTCAAAGGCCCCGAAGGTGGTGGCTCCCCCCAAGGATGAAGATGATAGCGGCGAAGACtacggagaagaagaggaggaagagcgcgACAATACCTTGTGTGGAACTTGTGGAACAAACGATGGCAAGGATGAGTTCTGGATCTGCTGCGATAACTGTGAGCGGTGGTACCATGGAAAATGTGTGAAGATCACGCCTGCTCGAGCTGAGCATATCAAGCACTACAAGTGCCCAGACTGCAGCAACAAGAGAGCTAGGGCATAA